A single window of Cydia strobilella chromosome 18, ilCydStro3.1, whole genome shotgun sequence DNA harbors:
- the LOC134749671 gene encoding putative uncharacterized protein DDB_G0272516 produces the protein MNGSHISVFMMSVALTYSAPQRKCISRRPGSYTDDTGRIVIKNNKNTNNIGNNRNINNQGYNKNRGNNNNNGNNNYLTLNRLSLQSSTIRPRKRCCPYNFDSEKCIFVNDRKVCGYDLNSGGPEANPNELTLDVGNGCLFRRGRLECGYMEAPFEGIRRPPVYDRTEAPDQESDNERDNTGQTNDDRDNDVKEKLVYSRPAKPTTKTTLPSCVQIRKKIVCSMISTNKL, from the exons atgaatggcAGTCATATCAGCGTATTCATG ATGAGCGTAGCACTAACATACAGCGCCCCTCAAAGAAAATGCATCTCTCGAAGACCGGGTTCATACACTGATGACACCGGTAGAatagttataaaaaataataaaaatacaaataatataggaAATAACCGGAATATCAATAATCAAGGGTATAACAAAAATCGTgggaataacaataacaatggaAATAACAATTACCTGACTCTTAATAGGCTATCATTGCAAAGTTCAACTATCCGTCCAAGAAAAAGGTGTTGCCCTTATAATTTTGACAGCGAAAAGTGTATTTTCGTAAATGACAGGAAGGTGTGTGGGTACGATTTGAACAGCGGAGGTCCAGAAGCGAACCCTAACGAGTTGACTTTAGATGTGGGCAACGGTTGTTTATTTCGCCGTGGACGACTCGAGTGTGGGTACATGGAGGCACCCTTTGAAg GTATCCGTAGACCCCCCGTATACGACAGGACAGAAGCTCCTGATCAAGAAAGTGACAATGAGAGAGATAATACTGGCCAAACAAACGATGATCGAGATAATGATGTTAAGGAGAAACTTGTATATTCGCGCCCTGCGAAACCAACAACTAAAACAACTCTGCCAAGCTGTGTCCAGATACGGAAAAAGATAGTGTGTAGTATGATTAGTACGAATAAATTGTAG
- the LOC134749615 gene encoding uncharacterized protein LOC134749615, producing MSSVSMFMMSVALTYSAPFQNSTVSLNSTRSSSFSDSETPDKPILRNLEDNTPGKCCTDPLKKCCPYDYDVNKCESIDSRKLCGYNKNQKKPDSVPVHVTKMGLDCRVVEERVECGYEKGPDTANPESRTEPQKTS from the exons ATGTCATCCGTCAGTATGTTTATG atgagCGTGGCTTTAACCTACAGTGCTCCCTTTCAAAATAGCACGGTTTCCCTGAATTCTACAAGAAGTTCTAGTTTCAGTGACTCTGAAACTCCAGACAAACCTATCCTTCGAAATCTGGAAGACAATACTCCAGGAAAGTGTTGTACTGATCCATTAAAAAAGTGTTGCCCGTACGATTATGATGTCAATAAATGTGAAAGCATAGACAGCAGGAAGTTGTGTGGCTATAATAAGAACCAGAAGAAACCTGACAGCGTACCAGTTCACGTTACCAAGATGGGTCTGGATTGTCGGGTTGTTGAGGAACGCGTTGAGTGTGGATACGAGAAAGGACCTGACACTGCGAATCCGGAATCTAGAACTGAACCTCAAAAAACTTCGTAA
- the LOC134749669 gene encoding integumentary mucin C.1-like, with protein sequence MKSHHVSLVMMTVTLAYSAPIEYEYVSIEVTPSKPIRRQNGVANSGSCCQSGSQSCCPYDYDDTCETARNRTLCGYNKNQKKTDEMASVTIYGLPCRVNDDRLECGYNGPYITDQRPSFVNNNPPNNLDCCSCCNQETTKEVASEATTKATTTTTPKTTKTTEAATVATTKARVETTTSTITTTSTTTTTTTTTTTTPKPATTTTKYEKTTQSKKLTSKPPKLDITSANQPATSCASFEERCVITYDSPCIPVPPCWQD encoded by the exons ATGAAAAGCCACCATGTCAGTTTAGTTATG ATGACTGTAACTCTAGCATACAGTGCCCCTATTGAATACGAGTATGTCTCCATCGAAGTCACTCCAAGTAAACCGATCAGGAGACAAAATGGTGTCGCCAATTCCGGAAGCTGCTGCCAATCTGGCTCTCAGAGTTGTTGCCCTTACGACTACGATGACACGTGTGAGACTGCAAGAAACAGAACCTTGTGTGGTtataataaaaaccaaaaaaaaactgatgaAATG GCAAGCGTAACCATATACGGACTTCCTTGTCGAGTTAACGATGATCGTCTCGAGTGCGGATATAACGGGCCTTATATAACTGATCAGAGACCaagttttgtaaataataatcctCCAAATAACCTAGACTGCTGCAGTTGTTGTAACCAAGAAACTACTAAAGAAGTAGCTAGCGAAGCAACAACaaaagcaacaacaacaacaacaccgaaaacaacaaaaacaacagAAGCAGCTACTGTAGCTACTACCAAAGCCAGAGTTGAAACTACAACATCCACCATTACCACCACTAgcactactaccactactaccactactaccacCACTACCCCAAAACCTGCCACTACCACCACCAAATATG AAAAAACTACACAGTCCAAGAAGTTAACTTCTAAACCGCCCAAGTTGGATATTACATCGGCCAATCAGCCAGCTACATCATGCGCGTCCTTCGAGGAGAGATGTGTTATCACTTATGATAGTCCTTGCATACCGGTACCACCTTGTTGGCAAGATTAG